TTTAGCATTTACTCAATTTATAAAATAAAATTTTTAAAAATTATTCGTTTTGATTGGAATCCTTTCTGCTTTTGGAGCTGCTACATCTTGGACATATGCATGCTTTATTTGGCGCTCACAAACTCAAAAATATAAATCAATAGATATTAATTTAATAAAAAATATAATAGCTTTTTTAATTTTTATACCTACTTTTTTCAATCTAAGTTCTACAACTGAATTTAAATACATATTAATCCTGCTAATTAGTGGAATAATAGGTATTGGTTTAGGTGATACTTTCTACCTAAAGTCATTACAAACAATTGGCACAAGAAAAACTCTATCTATAGAAACTCTTTCTCCGTTAATGGCTGCTTTGTCAGGGGAAATTTTTATTAATGAAAATTTAACAACTAAATCTTGGGTTGGAATAATCATAGTATCGATTTCGCTATTCATAATTCTCAAAAAAGGTAACGATTTTCAAGGAGGAACCTCCACTTTCTCAGAAAAAAATAACTTTAAGATTTTTGCTTTTCCTTTTTTATCAGTTTTATGTGCTGTTCTTGGAGGTCTTTTTTCAAGGATGGTTTTTCTTCAAAGCAATTTATCTCCTTTCCTTACCACTGAAATAAGATTATTAGGTGCAATAATTTTTTTGGTTAGTCTAAAAGGTTTTAGAATTAATTTTTTCTTGAAAAACATAGAGAAACAACAACAAAGAAGATTTTTGCTCTCAATACTTCTTGGAACAAATATAGGAATATTGCTACAACAAGTTGTTTTTAAAACCCTTCCCATAGGAGTAGGATGGGCTTTATTAAGCACATCTCCAGTAATTTCTTTATTTTTTGCTAAGAATGAGGAAAGAGAAATTACCAAAAAAATAATATTTTTTACTTGTTTTTTATTTTTTGGCTTGACATTAATAATTCTTTAATCACTGAGTTAATGTAAAAAATACTCATGTTAATAGAAATCAGATTAAGTAAAATTACCCTATAAGTACTCAAAAAAATGAAAATTTTAAAGAAAAAAAGAATCGGCACATTGGAAGTTTATTTTATTTTTCTAAGCTGCATTTATGCAGGCTTTATAGGTTATAAATCTCTATTAAATATTTTATTTACTTAGAATTAATTAATTCTTTCTAATGATTTAATCAACTTACCTCCATCTTGGTCATCATCATCATTTGAAGCAAAAAATAAAAAAAATATCCCTAGAGAAGCTATAGATAGCGAAATTGACAATACAGAAAGCTCATCCATAAATTAGAAATTTTTTCTATGATAAACGAAAAAAAATAAAAGATAGTAAAGAAATACACATTCTCGAAAATAAAATTTTCTTTATTTGTAAAATAAAAAAACACATCCGAAGTATTTCTTGAATGTTCTGATATCTTCCCCCTATAGTGCAAGCTTAATAATTCAGTATGGAATAAAGAGTTGGCTTATTTAGGAATGTGAGCCAAGCTAATTTCAATGGAATTACGATGATAAGTAAATTAGCTTAGTTATTGAAGGTCAAGCGAAAATAAGTACCCGAAACGGAGACATATTCGTGATTAAAGCTGGAGATCTAGTTGAGTTTCCTGCTGGACTTTACTTCAAATGGGAGGTAACCAAAAGTATTAAAAAAAATTTATCGATTGGGTAGCTAAATTAAAAAAAAGATTTTTTCTTTCTTTACTGTTAAGTCAATGCAGATAAAATATGGTTAATAAATAATTTTCAAAAGGGAAACTAATATTATGCCTTTTACCGATCAAGAATATTTTGAGGTTATCGAAAAAAACGAAATAGTAAAAAAGGCCTTTGAAAATATTAAGCAAATTTGCATTGATTTACAAAAAGAAACGAATTGTCCTGAAGAGGATCTAGAAGATTTTCTTGAGTTTATTTCTAAACAATGGAATAAGTAATAATTAACAAGCCTTTTTAAACACTAAATTTAAAATTTCAATTTAGTTTTCTGACAGAATAAGTTCTAATCTAATTCTTTTTTTGGTTTTGTATTTATGCTGGAAGTTTCCTTAGCAGCAGAAACAAAGAAAAAGAAGCCTACAATTCCTGATATACCAAATATTGCAGCCAAAGGATCAAAAGTGAAAGAAAACATAGAATTTATAAAATCAAGATAAATAATAGTTTTTGAATCAGAATTGTACAATTATTGTTAAGTATAAAAAATAACAATTGCGCGATTCATTATGTCATTATCAGTTTCTCATTAGGTTCAATAAAATTATTATTCAAATTCATATTGAAGAATAAAAATATCAATACATACCAAAGATCTATTCGTTTGAAAGAGAAAAGTTTTTAAAAATATTTATAGAAATATTGAATTCCACTACCTAAAGTATCCACAATTGTTGTTTCTTTAGATTAATATCAATTTATGACAGATCTATATTCAGCTTCTTCCTCAGTAAGTCCTTTTACAGCAATACTATGGTGTTTTTACCCAATAGCTGTACTAGTAATTATTGAATTACTACTTGGAGGTGGGTTTGATGATGATAACGACGATCAAGATGGCGGAATGCTTATACCTGCTTACTCTAGATCTAACGTTTGATACTATATTAAGTCTAAAATTAAAAACTTCTATTCAAGCTCAGTAAATTGACTGACTATTTTAATTCAACTTTCATACCCTTAATAATACTTACTTTCCTTATCATTTATTTTTTCTCTTGGCTTGTCTTAAAAACCCATAAAGAAGGTAGAAAAGCTCTAACAGAAATAAATGAGGATAGATCATAAATATAAAAAAGTTCCAAAATTCAAAAGTTTGTAGAGTCCTTTATCGCTTACTTTTAAAAGGTTTCCTAACTTAAATAAATATTCCTAATAAATAACGACTTTTACTTATGAAAGTTTGAGAAATCATAAAGAAACCAAATAAATATTAGAATCTGTGAAATTGTTAGGTTTAACAACTACATATTGATTGATATCCTTTTATTTATAAAAGGCTTTGTCTTTGTAGTTACCTTGATAAAAAAATGCATCTAAATTCTTTACTTTATATTTGTTCTATATCTTTATTCATTTATGTAATGGCGCTATTTTGGAGAGACTTGCCAAATCAAAAAAAGTAAATAAATAATTAATATTAATTTTGTTGCTTATCAAAATAAATTGAGTTATTAATTTAATATTGGATTTAAATTTTTTTATATAAATGCTGCAAGAATCTTCAAACAACAACAACAAAAATATATTCTCAGAAGCTACAAGTATTTCAAAAGAAAAGATGATTTGCAAAGACGGATTCTGTTCATTACCAAATCAAGATGAGATCCCTAAAAAAGATTCAAATGATATGAATTTATTTGATCCTATTAGGTAAATAAATAACATTTTGATAAATTGAAGATTAAATTGATAATGTTAAATTCTTTAAATTTTTTAAATTTATGCTTAATGACTTTTTAAACGCATATAAAGAGTTTTGGATTAAAGCTACAGAATTCAAAGGATACACATCTAGATCAGACTGGTGGTTAGTTCAATTAGCGAATTTTATAATTTCTTTACTAACTATCCCAATTTTTTTAAAGACGTTCGGTTTTAATGCCTATGGAATAGTTTGTATCATTCCTCAAATAGCTATTGATATAAGAAGAATAAGAGATTTTGGAAAAGATTGGAAATGGATCTTTATTAATTTAATACCTATCTTCGGATGGATCTTGTGGTTCATCTGGTTAGGCTTTGGAAAGACTGGTAATGGGAAAAATAAACTTATATAGAAATTAACTCTTTATTTTTTTCTTTTTTTTAAAATCTACAAATCTTATCTTGTTTCTTAACTCTATTTGTTTGTCAATAATTCTAAACACATGCATCTCACATTCTGTTAATTTAAGAAACTGATCGAGTGTATCTTTATCTTCTTCATCAAAATTCTCGAAAACTTCTGAAATAGCAATACTATTTCTAGTGATAAAATCCTCTGCAACATCTCGAGGACTCATGCCTGATTCAAAATCCTGAAAAGCTTCATAAGAATTAAGTTCTCTCGTTAACCAATTAAACCATGGTTCATTATTATGTTTTTTATTTATGATTTTCTTCATAAAAAAATTTTTTACTAATTTAATAATTATTAATTATTGATTCTTTGACAGCTGTACAATTACTTATTTTAAAATTTAATTAAAGATAAACCCTATTTATCTTTCACAAAATAACTAGCATAATTCACCATAAAATTGCTAAAGAATAAGTATTTATTACTCATTTTTTGTTTAGTAGATAGCTAGAATTAACTTTATTTAAAGTACATTGTCGATTCCATTTTATGACTTTCCTTCATCTCCAATTTTAATTATTGGTGCTGGTGGTATTGCAGTAGCGATAGCAGTTTTTTTTGTCTCTTACCAAAAATATTTTAATTCTCCTTTGAACAAAGAGCTTGCAGAAAAGAAAAAAGCCTTAATTAAAGAACAAAAAGAATTAAATGAAAGATTAGAAAAAATAGATCAAGATTTAAAAAATTTATAAAAAAAACACTTATAGAAATGAGTTAATGATCTCGAATTCAAGACCTTAATTTTTTAATAAGGAATTATGGTCTATAAGAGGTTATGGATAAAGATCATCTTATTGAGTTAATTTCTAATAGCCTTCTTTACGAGAGTAAAAATTCAGACTCTACTAAAAATCTTAGTGACTTTAAAAATTACTTAGAAAGATTAAATCTAGATCAATTGAGAACTATGTCTAAAGAATTTATTCTTTAGTATGCTTATTAAAATATTTTATTGTTTAGTAAATAACTTATACTCTTTAAAATCATTATTATCAAGAAAATAAGAAAAATATGCTTAAAATAAATAGAAGTGATTTTTTAATAAAGCCATTTCTAAAAAAAAATAATTTTAGAGCTTCTTATCAAATTATTTCCACTATCTTCCCAATAATTTCTATTTGGTTAATCGTCTACCAGATAATAAATCAACCCTCTTCATTACTTATAAAAGGATTTCTATTAATTCCTACTATAGTTCTTCTAACTCTTTTCTCTTCTCGAACATTCTCATTAATGCATGATTGCGGTCATAATTCTCTTTTTACAAAACCCAAATTAAACCGCTTTTTTGGATTTTTGCTTGGATTGGTGAATGGGATCCCCCAGAAATCATGGTCAATTGATCATGCATTTCATCATAGAAATAATGGAAACTGGGAAATTTATAAAGGCCCAATAGATGTTTTAAGTCTTGAAGAATATAATAACCTTACAAAAAGAGATCAAAGATTTTATAAAGTAAGTCGTAACTGGATAATGCTTTTTCCTGGAGGCTTTTATTACTTAGTTTTAAAACCTAGATTAGGACTGGTTATTATTATTTTTAATTTCACTAAAGATATATTAGAAGAGACTTTTGCAAAAATTAAAAACAGAGAACTTTCTAAACTATTAACTATTAATTCAAGGTTCAAACCCCCTTTTTCTGATTATGGAAATAATTTCAGTGAGCTCTTTGAATTAATAATAAATAACATAGTAGTCATAATAGGGTGGACTTTCATGAGTAAATGGTTGGGTTTAGCTTTTTTCTTATCATTTTATTCCCTAGTATTAACCCTATCAGCCGCAATTTTAATATGTATTTTTTTCGTCCAACATAACTATGCAAATGCGTATGCTAAAAATACAAAAAATTGGGATATCCTCGATGGAGCGATTTTGGGAAGCAGCAATTTAGATATACCTAATTGGCTAAATTGGTTTCTAGCAGACATCTCTTTCCACAGCATTCATCATCTGTCTGAAAGAATTCCAAATTATAACTTAAGAGCTTGTCATAAAGCGAATATTCATTTGCTTCATCAATCAAAGTTCTTAAAATTAAGCGATTTTTCAAATTGCTTTAAATATATTATTTGGGATAATAAGAACGAAAAATTAATCCCGCTAGGTTAATAATTAAAACCTAATTAAACCTTCTTCTTAACTTTCTTTTAAGGGGAATACTGCTATATGCATGAGTACCAATAGATGGAGGTAAGTCATTTTTTAAAGGATGCATAAAAGCGTTTGCCATACTCTCTAACATTTTCGAAAGCCAATTAATTGCTGATTTCATTTGAAAATCTAAAAAGTGTACTTTTTTATCATCTAACTAAATTACTGAAAAGTAAATCAGTCTTTATGCTGATTTTTTTGGAAGATTACCTTACACAAGGTATATTAAATAATTAAAAATATTTTTCTTTTACTCTTTCAAAATGAAAAATATTACTACCTTTTTGAAGGTATAAGAGGTGCAAAATAAATTTAGGAAATAATACTTATTTTTTCTAATTGACTTAATAAAGCAAATTTTTGAACATCATTTCATGCTATATCTCTATTCCAAATTAATTTAACAATATTATGAATGATTCATTTGTTTCTACCAACCAGAATATAGAAAAAGATTCTATAAATTCATATTTTGAGTGTATTACTGAATGCAATATTGTGGATGGTCATCAAGAATGTATTACTCGTTGTTTAGAAATTCACTTAAAGGGGGGTGATCAAAATGAATAAAAGAAATTCCCCTCAAAGGAAAACAACTTTAAAATGGAACTCAAATGGAGAGCTTTCTGAAATTGATATGTTAAGAATTTTAGAAAAGATATCAACTGATAATCTTAATCAATGTGAATTAACGTGTGATCCTGATCAAAGTTAAAAGTATTTATATCAAAAATCTTTAATCATGAATTACGAAAAAAAATTTGATACCAGTATAAAAAAATTCTATTAAGATCTAGAACATTTTCTCAATACCTTAGGTTTTAATTTAAAAAATTAATTTTTAGAACTCCTACCTTTTTTTAAGAATGTTTTACTAATTTCTTTTTTTGTTAGTTGAATCGGTTTTACTAAACCTGAATCGCCATGAGTTGGACAATAATAAGTCATAAGCATCCACTTTTTTTCTTCATCCATAAGAAATCTTTAAGTAATGATTAAGTAGATAGGACGAATTATGAAAAAATTGATGTTTTTTAATCTTTTTTTCTTTTTTACTTAATAATTTATAAAAAATTTGAATCTATTCTCACTAAATAGATATAAATACGCATGACTTTTAAAAAAAATCCTGCTATTTATTAATAAATTCAAAATTATTCATGTCTTTAGAATCTATATTAATTATAGTTGCTCCAATCTGTCTTTTTACAGTAGGAGTCATAGTTCTACCTATTCTAGTAAAGCCACGCAAACAATCTGGTTTACCTAAGAAGTACATACGCGGTCTTTAAATTAATTAAGATTTAAAGAAGAGCAAAGCTAATCAGCATAAAAAGAATTAAATAAATTAACAATAGGATAATATAAAAAAATTTCGGCACAAATAATTTATTTGAAGATGAAATTAAAATCGTAAAAATTTTTATCGAAAAAAAATTTAAAATCTTTTCATTTTGAGATCCTGTGATGGATAATAGAATATATAAATTCACTTTTATTTAAAAATTCTTATCCAAAAAAATTTGAGTAATATAAAATTATCAGGTCTTAAAGGCCAAGCGCTTGTAATAGAGGATAATGATATTCCAAGCATAAAAGAATTTCAGGATGTTATCCCAGATCACTACTTTAAGAGCAACACTAAAACTTCTTTGAAGTATCTTTTACAATCAGCTTTAATCCAATCATTAGTAGTTGCGATAGGTTTATCTATTCCATTTACCCCAAAAATGATCCCAATTTGGATTGTTTACTCATTTCTATCAGGCACCACTGCAATGGGATTTTGGGTAATTGCCCATGAATGTGGGCATGGAGCATTCTCTAGAAACAAGACATTGGAATCTATAACTGGTTATTTACTACATTCATTACTTCTAGTGCCTTATTTTTCTTGGCAGCGTTCTCATGCAGTTCATCATCGATTTACAAATAACATAACCAATGGAGAAACTCACGTCCCTTTAGTCATTAAAGGGAACGGAGTTACAGAAAAAGTTGGCGGAGAAAAGGAATTACATTTTTCAAATTCCTTAGGCAAGAAAAATTACGGAATTCTTCAACTCGTTTTACATCTAATATTTGGATGGCCTGCTTATTTACTTACGGGAAGCACAGGAGGTATTAAATATGGCACCTCAAATCATTTTTGGCCTACTAAACCATTTTCTAAAGCATTATGGCCATCAATATGGACCAAGAAAGTTTGGATATCAGATATTGGTGTGGGTTTAACATTATTAGGCATTGTTTATTTAGTTTCCAAGTATGGATTATTTCCAGTAATTACTCTGTATTTTGGTCCTTTATTGGTGGTTAATTGTTGGCTAGTAATTTATACATGGCTTCACCATACAGATTCAGATGTACCTCATCTTTCAAATACGGAATTTTCCTTTATGAGAGGAGCATTTCTATCTATTGACAGGCCTTACGGTAAAGTTCTTAATTTTCTTCACCATAATATAGGTTCTAGCCATCTAGTTCATCATGTATGTCCAACGATCCCTCATTATCACGCAAAAAAGGCAACTATCTTAATTAAAAAAGCTTTTAAAAAAGCATATCTTTTTAATCCTGATCCAATACACAAAGCTCTATGGAATATTGCTTGCAATTGCGTTGCTGTTAAGTCAGACATCAAGAGAGGAAGGTATATTTGGCAATCTTCATACAAAATAGTGGATTAAAAACACAATAAGCATCAATTCTTTATCACATTAATTTACGCAAATCTGAAAAGAATATAAAAGAATTAAAAATAACAAAATTTTCATCTTAGAAATTACTCTAGAAACTAAAAATTCTATGAGTGGTGACAATTTGCATGGTAAACAACCCATTAAATTTTATTCGGAAAAAATAACCCTAACAAAAGTTGAATTATTAGAAAGACAGTTGAGTTTAGGCGAAAAAATTTCAGATTTAGATCAAAAGCATAAAGAATGGAGCAAAAAACTATCAGGTTGATCAATTAACATATTGAATCTGAATAATTTATTTATATTTGTATTTGAATTATCAAGATACTTTTCTGTAAATTACTGAAAAATTATTTGCAGGCATTTTAATAATATCTTCTTGAGAAAAACCATTTTTCTTACTCTCATCACAAACCTCCTCAAGATTTTTAATCCCCCAAAGATCATTTTGCATTTTTAATGAATTATCGAAAAAATAATTACTTTGACTAGTATGCTTATTACAAATTTTAAATGGCCCATACAGCATCAAAAATTTTCCCTTTTTAAGTAATTTTCCTGACTCTCTAAAGAGTGCTACAGTACAAGACCACTGTGCAACATGAATCATATTTATAGAGACTATTCCTTCCAAAGAATGAGCTAGACTCAAAGTAACTTTCCACGGAATTTTTTCTACATCAATCTCAAGAGGCTGGGGCATTTTCTTAGTTAGGCCTTCATACTCAATCCAAGAAGTTATACTTTTTCTATGCACTAACTCTGGGTCACTTGTTTGCCAAATTATTCCAGGAAAGCGTTTTTGAAAAACAACTCCATGTTCGCCGCTGCCACTCCCGATTTCCAATACTGATCCTTTTTTTATAATTCTGGATAGTACATCACCAATGCAGTCTCTATTTCTTTGAGTTGCAGAAAAAAAAAGTCTATTATCCAAAATTTAAAAAAATTGGGCGTTTCAGTAAAAAAAATAATTCTAAAATACTTGATTATTTAACCTTTCTCAATTTAGGAGTCTTGAAAAACATTATTTTAAGGCTAAAGAACAATATTGAAATTGTAAGAGCAGGCAAGATATAAAGTATCAAATCAGAACTCATTAGAGAAGGAATCCTGCCAAAAATTAAATGCATGTAGTAGGTCGCGAATGACATAAATTCATATATATCTAATTTATTAATAGCAATTATTTGAATTCTAAAAACTACTTTTAGTCAAAATAATAAAATTCCAAAAAAAAAGAGTCAGCCTGTATCCCTACTAGCTGACTCTAAAATTTATATTAATTAAAATTACTTTTAAATGAGGATTTAACTGTAAAAGAAAAAGGTAATAGTCTATATTTTTTTGTTTCTAATTTAAAAATATAAGTTAAAAAATAAAAAATCATAAGGTATTTTTCGATACATAAATGTAGCAGTTTTTCGGGATTATCTGGCTAAGCGAGAAAATTTGAACTTTTTTCTTTACATTAATATATAAATATGTTATATTTGTTTACAAATTACATTATCAAAATGACTCCAGAAGCAGAACGTTTTAATGGTTGGGCAGCAATGCTAGGTTTCGTTGCAGCTGTCGGCGCATACGTAACAACAGGCCAAATTATACCAGGCTGGTTCTAATGAAAAATAGCGAACCAAAAATAATAGAAAAAGAAAAAATCGTTGCTGAAAAACTTAATGGCAGATTCGCTATGTTAGGTTTTATTGCTTTAATTGGAGCATATTTAACAACAGGTCAAATCATTCCAGGTTTTATTTAATTTAATTTTTTAATTTCATAAAAAAGTCTAATTTAAAATTAAATTAGGCTTTTTTTTGTATTTTTTCTAATCTATATTGCCAAGAAGACAAAGCTGAATGACAAAAAGGTCGTATTAATTAACTTTTTTAATATGGAATATTAAATTGATTACTCTTCTTATTTAAAACTTAAATTTATTGGTTAATTGATGCTATCTTTATCTAGATAATTCAAGGATTTAATGAGAGTAAAACTTGAACCGGAGACAGCATTCATTGGCAAAAAGTTTGCTTATATATTTCTAGGAATAATATTTAGCCTAAATGCCATAACTTTCATTTGGTTTTTCTTATTTTCAAATTTAAAATAAAAATACAACTCCATCGTTTAAAAGATTAGATAATCTAGCTTAAACAAAAAGTTTATAAACAGTTACTTAGATACTAAAAAATCCCTGGAATGATCTGTCCTGTTGTGACATAGGCACCTAATAGTGCAACGAAACCAACCATAGCCCATCTACCATTTACTTTTTCTGCGTTCTGAGGATATCCATCGTAAGAAACAGTTTCATCAATATAAGGCCTAGTTTCTGATGGGAACATATTCTGTCTTCCACCTGACTCTGTAGTAACTCCTGATTTTGTCATTAAAGCAATAATAATTGTTAACTAAAGTAACACAAATATTAACTTATGTAAACCAAAATCACCAATAATTCTCCTCTAGATATTTATGTAATGAGTTAATGTGTGACATTTCTGTTTAAAAATAACAAGTCGTATTTCTTTTAATCAAATCACTCTTTATTATCAAATTCGCAATCACTCATTAAAAGTAAGCATTTATACTCACAGTAAGTAATTTTACTTAGTAGAATAAAATTAGCATTTAGGAAGTGCTTAGCTGGTTAAGGCAGAAAATCTGAATTAACTAGATCGTCATGAGCTTGCCGGTGGGATACCTGCAGGCTCTTTCACTTTTAAAAGTAAGCAAATATATAAAGGATATAGATAATTATTTAACCTGTTGAATTAAATATTGAAGATGAGCATATAATGCCAAAGATTTATTTATTTGCTAAATAGATAATAGACTAAAAAAATGTATGTCTTTAGATTTTATTCTAATACCATCTTGTATTTTGATTATCCTTTTTCTTTTAAATCGAGAAAATATGATCTACAAAAAAAATCAAACGATAAAATAATATCGTTATTCTAAAAAAGTTTAATAATTAAAATCTAGAGAACGTAAAAATTATTTTTTTTCTGAAAATAATAGATTTTAAAAAAGTACTTTAATATAATAAAATCTCAAAAACTTAGAGAGTTTAGTAGAGCTACTATACGAACTTTTTTCTTGAAATTAATTTGTCCCAATATAGTTTTGCATTATTAATTTGATTTAGTTTTTGTTGGCAGTGTATGCAATTGCATTCGTGTATGAAGTTTTTATTTTTCATTAATTTTCTATTTCTTTAAAAGAAACACATAATCAAATATTTTCAAGTCTGCTTAATTAGTACTTTTTAGTTTTGAAACAAACCGAATAGATTAAAGATTTAATTAAGAAGCTAATTTTAATCCTGTATTGTTAATACATTAAAAAAGAGTAAAGTCCCACTATAGTTTTCTTATTATCATAAGGCATAACAATTTTTAAAATAAACTAAATTTTATTGGATCTTCTCAATAGATACGTTCCAAATCCCAGAAAAATAAAGACAGGAATCCAAGCAGATAAAAATGGGGCTATTAGTCCGATAATGCCCATTGAACTAAATACAAAGCAAGTTAAATAATATAAAAAAATAAGTATTATACTTAAACCAAATCCTTGGCTTTTAGAAGATCTAATATTTTGTTTAATTCCCAAAGTGCTTCCAATAAGAGAAAAAACGATGCAAGAAAAAGGTAACGTCATCTTTTCATAAATTCTAACTTTCATCTTCCTAGATTCTTTAATATTTCCAGCCATCGCATACATTTCTTCAGCTTTCTTAGCTTCAGAGATTGTCATATTTTTCGCATCATTTGGTATAGCAGCTAACTTGGAAGGACCATTATCTAAAGGGTATTTATAAGTGTCAAATGAAATGGTAGATACTGAACCTTCGTCATTGGTGATAATTATTTCTCCATTACTAAACTCCCAATTATTTAATTGATCAATAAATTTCCCATTATCTGCTGCTATTAAAATTTTTGTCCCTTTTTTAGATAGATCAACAACTGTTACTTCATACATTACATCATTAAGAAATCTTCTTGCATAAAAAATATGAGTTAAGTGCGAAGAATTATCAATTGGTTTATTAGTATTAGCATCTATTATTGATCCATATTTCGAGAAAGAAATATTATATTTTCCTTTTTCTGTTTTTATAGATTTACCTATATTATTTTGCATAATATCTGCAGCGACACGATTAGATATTGGTACCAAATTATCATTAAAAATAAAGGTTAGTATTGTCATAAAAAGTGCGAGTGATAAAGATGGCAAAATAATACGGTAGTTATTAATTCCCAGACTTTTTAAAGCTAATATTTCTGAATTTGAGGAAAGATTTCCATAAGTTAATAGGCAGGTAAGCAAAACTGACATAGGAAATGCAAGTACCAAAAAACCAGGTAGG
This region of Prochlorococcus sp. MIT 0604 genomic DNA includes:
- a CDS encoding EamA family transporter, whose amino-acid sequence is MIGILSAFGAATSWTYACFIWRSQTQKYKSIDINLIKNIIAFLIFIPTFFNLSSTTEFKYILILLISGIIGIGLGDTFYLKSLQTIGTRKTLSIETLSPLMAALSGEIFINENLTTKSWVGIIIVSISLFIILKKGNDFQGGTSTFSEKNNFKIFAFPFLSVLCAVLGGLFSRMVFLQSNLSPFLTTEIRLLGAIIFLVSLKGFRINFFLKNIEKQQQRRFLLSILLGTNIGILLQQVVFKTLPIGVGWALLSTSPVISLFFAKNEEREITKKIIFFTCFLFFGLTLIIL
- a CDS encoding DUF805 domain-containing protein is translated as MLNDFLNAYKEFWIKATEFKGYTSRSDWWLVQLANFIISLLTIPIFLKTFGFNAYGIVCIIPQIAIDIRRIRDFGKDWKWIFINLIPIFGWILWFIWLGFGKTGNGKNKLI
- a CDS encoding M protein; this translates as MSIPFYDFPSSPILIIGAGGIAVAIAVFFVSYQKYFNSPLNKELAEKKKALIKEQKELNERLEKIDQDLKNL
- a CDS encoding fatty acid desaturase, with product MLKINRSDFLIKPFLKKNNFRASYQIISTIFPIISIWLIVYQIINQPSSLLIKGFLLIPTIVLLTLFSSRTFSLMHDCGHNSLFTKPKLNRFFGFLLGLVNGIPQKSWSIDHAFHHRNNGNWEIYKGPIDVLSLEEYNNLTKRDQRFYKVSRNWIMLFPGGFYYLVLKPRLGLVIIIFNFTKDILEETFAKIKNRELSKLLTINSRFKPPFSDYGNNFSELFELIINNIVVIIGWTFMSKWLGLAFFLSFYSLVLTLSAAILICIFFVQHNYANAYAKNTKNWDILDGAILGSSNLDIPNWLNWFLADISFHSIHHLSERIPNYNLRACHKANIHLLHQSKFLKLSDFSNCFKYIIWDNKNEKLIPLG
- a CDS encoding fatty acid desaturase; the protein is MSNIKLSGLKGQALVIEDNDIPSIKEFQDVIPDHYFKSNTKTSLKYLLQSALIQSLVVAIGLSIPFTPKMIPIWIVYSFLSGTTAMGFWVIAHECGHGAFSRNKTLESITGYLLHSLLLVPYFSWQRSHAVHHRFTNNITNGETHVPLVIKGNGVTEKVGGEKELHFSNSLGKKNYGILQLVLHLIFGWPAYLLTGSTGGIKYGTSNHFWPTKPFSKALWPSIWTKKVWISDIGVGLTLLGIVYLVSKYGLFPVITLYFGPLLVVNCWLVIYTWLHHTDSDVPHLSNTEFSFMRGAFLSIDRPYGKVLNFLHHNIGSSHLVHHVCPTIPHYHAKKATILIKKAFKKAYLFNPDPIHKALWNIACNCVAVKSDIKRGRYIWQSSYKIVD
- a CDS encoding DUF938 domain-containing protein; translated protein: MDNRLFFSATQRNRDCIGDVLSRIIKKGSVLEIGSGSGEHGVVFQKRFPGIIWQTSDPELVHRKSITSWIEYEGLTKKMPQPLEIDVEKIPWKVTLSLAHSLEGIVSINMIHVAQWSCTVALFRESGKLLKKGKFLMLYGPFKICNKHTSQSNYFFDNSLKMQNDLWGIKNLEEVCDESKKNGFSQEDIIKMPANNFSVIYRKVS
- a CDS encoding high light inducible protein, whose protein sequence is MTPEAERFNGWAAMLGFVAAVGAYVTTGQIIPGWF
- a CDS encoding high light inducible protein yields the protein MKNSEPKIIEKEKIVAEKLNGRFAMLGFIALIGAYLTTGQIIPGFI
- a CDS encoding high light inducible protein, whose amino-acid sequence is MTKSGVTTESGGRQNMFPSETRPYIDETVSYDGYPQNAEKVNGRWAMVGFVALLGAYVTTGQIIPGIF
- a CDS encoding LptF/LptG family permease, producing MQKFNSTFRRIPLLDRWIISKLIPILFFAISAFTIVSLSVGVMFDLIRKIVEFGLPIVVALKIFFLSLPGFLVLAFPMSVLLTCLLTYGNLSSNSEILALKSLGINNYRIILPSLSLALFMTILTFIFNDNLVPISNRVAADIMQNNIGKSIKTEKGKYNISFSKYGSIIDANTNKPIDNSSHLTHIFYARRFLNDVMYEVTVVDLSKKGTKILIAADNGKFIDQLNNWEFSNGEIIITNDEGSVSTISFDTYKYPLDNGPSKLAAIPNDAKNMTISEAKKAEEMYAMAGNIKESRKMKVRIYEKMTLPFSCIVFSLIGSTLGIKQNIRSSKSQGFGLSIILIFLYYLTCFVFSSMGIIGLIAPFLSAWIPVFIFLGFGTYLLRRSNKI